A segment of the Arcobacter sp. CECT 8983 genome:
GGACAAGATTGCACTTGTATTTGCAGATAATGATGCGTGGGGGAAAAAAGAGGAAGAAAAAATTATTCAAAAAAACTCAGCTACTGATGTCAATGAACTATTTGGAGAAAGTGATTTAAATGGATATGAAGATAAGATTGTTTATCAAGTCAATGAAAATTTACTTAAAGCAAATTTATCTTTAGATATTTTAAAATTAATTTATGAGAAACCAACTAGATGAAATATCCAAAAAAAGTTTGTGAATTTGGATATATAAGAAATATAAAGGCATATCCTAATGCTACTGACACTTTTAATGAGATATTTTTAAATGATGATGCATTTGAAGAATTAATTTCTTTTATAGAAACTAATTCTGCACTCAATGGAGATATTGACAAAGCATTTTCTATTTATAGAAAAAGTGGTAAACAATACATACAAGTTAAAAACTATGTTGGAATAATTGAAACCAAAAATAAAACTGTTATTGAGATACTCCCAAAAATTTATTTATCAAATGATAAAGATGAGATTAAAAAGACTAAAGATATTTTTCTGAAAATGTTGAAAGAGTTAAAAAATTCACCATTTATTTCAATTAGTGATGCTGACCTTCAAACAAAAAAAGATTTTCCTATGTTAGAAATATTTATTTCTTCATTTTTAATTGAATGTGAAAGACTGATAAAATACTTGAAATTAAACTATATTAAAAAATCTGAAAATTTAAAATTTATCAAAGGGAAAATAGAAATAACAAATCAAATAAAACATAATTCAATAAATAAAAGTAATTTTTTTGTTAATTATGATAAATATGACTTAAATATCCCACAAAATAAATTAATAGTTTCAACTTTATATAAAATTATTAATATATCTATTTCTCATAAAAATATTTCAAAAGCTTCAAAACTATTAAAGAATCTACCTTCTATTGAAACTTCTAAAAATATTACTAGAGACTTTCAATTATCATTAAATTCTAATAGATTATTTAAATCATATGAAAAAGCATTAAATTGGGCAGAAGTATTTTTATTAAATAAATCATTTACAAATTTTTCTGGAGATAGTATTAATCAAGCTATACTTTATCCAATGGAAAGAATTTTTGAAGATTATATATGTTCATTATTAAAGAAATTTACAATAGGAAATACCATTAAACTTCAAGATAAATCTTATTACTTAGTTGACAAACATAAAAACAAAGGAAAATTTTTACTTAAACCTGATGCTATATTATCAAAAAAAGAAAGTTTAATTATATTTGATACAAAATGGAAATTACTGAATTCAAAAAGCAATTCTAAAAACTACAATATAAAATCTGCTGATATGTACCAATTATATGCATATGGAAAAAAATATTCTTTAAATTCTCAAATAGAACCAAAATTA
Coding sequences within it:
- a CDS encoding McrC family protein → MKYPKKVCEFGYIRNIKAYPNATDTFNEIFLNDDAFEELISFIETNSALNGDIDKAFSIYRKSGKQYIQVKNYVGIIETKNKTVIEILPKIYLSNDKDEIKKTKDIFLKMLKELKNSPFISISDADLQTKKDFPMLEIFISSFLIECERLIKYLKLNYIKKSENLKFIKGKIEITNQIKHNSINKSNFFVNYDKYDLNIPQNKLIVSTLYKIINISISHKNISKASKLLKNLPSIETSKNITRDFQLSLNSNRLFKSYEKALNWAEVFLLNKSFTNFSGDSINQAILYPMERIFEDYICSLLKKFTIGNTIKLQDKSYYLVDKHKNKGKFLLKPDAILSKKESLIIFDTKWKLLNSKSNSKNYNIKSADMYQLYAYGKKYSLNSQIEPKLKLIYPKNINFIDKLDNFIYDGDLVLEVIPFDLERNEKEQILSLIH